gtttaattaaattaatagaaTCCTAATAATTCTCCTTTCTCCGATTGTCGATCTCTGCAGAGCTAGAACCTTCTATCTCCTTCCCCTTCCAAGTAGACACACTCGTATTAACTACTATCCCCTTACTCTGATTAGTATGAGGCTTTTGAGAtcgtttcttattttcttttcctacTGTGGCAGGTTTTGCAAACATAGCAGCTTTATTGTGCTGAGGTTTTTTGACCCTGGACTCCAGATGAGCTTCATTCTGCCTACCCACCAAGTCCATTTGTGTCGACTCCTGGTTCTCTATTTGGTCTAGAACTTGGTACCTTGAGCCCAGTGCAACATTAACTCCCTTATTTAGATCAAGCCCAGAGActtttttcttcatattttttctttGGGGCCTCTTAACTATCATCCAAGGCCCAAAAGAATTCAAGGTGTTCCCATTTTCCATATCTTCATTCAGATCTGACACCCCTATATTCCTTCCCACATTATTTGTAACTTGATTAACTGAATTCGAAAGTTCTGACACCAAATTAGTGGATTTCACAACCAAGTTCTTTGGAACATTTTCCGAGTGACCACCACCATCAGTGCTTAGTGGTTGAACATTCTCCTTCCTTGCCCCTCCTTCCGAACATAGCTCAACTCTATGACCATAACGGCCACAACCGAAGCAAATTAAATGTAGTCCTTCgtatttcactttgaaatcgcGACCCAGTACTTTGATTACTAGAACCAGTTTGTGCCTCAGGTCAATTTCCACGCACAAACGTGCAAATTTTCCTCTAAAATGAATGGGAGTATTCTGGTCAATCTTTAACATTGTTCCTATCTTTTTTCCAGCTCTCCATAGAAATTATCAGTATACAACTTCACAGACAGTTCGGAAATATGCACCCAAACCGCAATTTTTTGGACAAAATCATTTGAAGGCTGGAACAGGGGCCTCCATCTCTGCACCAACAGATAGTGGTCTGCAACTTTCCAAGGACCTTCAAATAAGGCATGTCGATAGTCACCTTCATCCATGAATCTCACTAAAAAGAAATCACCTGTTAAGTCAATTACTTTGAGATCTCCATTCCGTGACCAAGCCCTCCGAATCCAAGCCTCCATCGCTCGAAATCCCAGACTCTTGCCAAGCAGCTTCACGATGAGAGAAAATTTTCATGGCTTACACCACTGATCATATTCCTCCAAGGAGACTTCCACTACCGATTTTGGATTGAAGGGAGCCTCCTCTTCCAGATTCAcatcctccatctcctccaaaCCATAATCCTCAGCCACTAACTGCACAATTTCTGTTGGAGACAACACAATTTCCGTATCATCCGACATCAACCTGTCCTTGTATGTACTTACTTGTTCCGGATCTTTCATCTTCGGTCCACACCCATCAAGCGGGGTGCTCTTGTTCTCACTCGATTGAATCTCCTGGCTGGAATTGGGATTTTCTATGATCATACTTTCTCCGTCTCTAACAAATTCCACGTTGTCATCCGCATCCGGCAGTGATTCATCCCCATTCAGCTTTGCTTTCTTAACGCTGCGAAGCCTCAAGTCTTCTTCTTGGAGAGATTCCCCTTATGGCGGCTGTGCATTCTCCAATACCATTCGGTTTCGTGACCTAATCCCTTAGCTTCAGACTTTTTGTTCAAATAGTTtactcttatttaatttattttaattttaattataaactcacttattcttaaattaattatatttttatttaacaataattataaactcacttatttttttataattatataatatctattaatattattttttaataaatacttgtagtatataatagtataaaagatataaactaattaataaattattaaaatttaaaaataatagttattttaatataaaaacaaaataaaaatatttatgatagagtaaaaataataaaatatttattgttcATGTTCCATATTGTTTTAAAATAActtgatattttaaaatgttagtaaaaatatgtattttaaattttcattttaaatttttgactattttttattttttatttacataagaCCGAGTTAACCGGTTCAACCAGTAACTTAGCGGTTGAATCAGTGACCCAATGACCCAATAACATGACCGAttcaatcaccggttcggttctgacaactatgaTCTCagttattcttattattttaatattaattcaaaattaAGGCAACGGATTCCTTGCTCCATATTTTATGTCGGAGTATCATTAACCCActtcaaaataattataaattgaaccccgttttttttttttgaaaaaactaaaaattagaaattgacCTCTGTATTTATTAAGTTTTACACTCTtccctttttaattttgatCACAAATTCAACGTTGTAAACCATTTGCTCTGATAGGGTTTTGCCCTCTTTCAATAGTGATTGACATGgtctcttcctcttcctctgcCGTCTCTCTCATCCGCTCATCTTCGCCATGTAACCCGCTTCTGCAGCTGCCTCGCAACTTGCTTCCGCTTCTACTGCGCCGCGCAACCCACTTCCCCGCCGTCGCGCAACCCGCTTCCCCGCCGCCGCACAACCCGCTTCCCCAGCTTTCTATCAGGTAACATTTTCACCCTATctcttgtatatatattttttacttcTTTCCAAACTCAGATTCTATTtagtttatttgttttattgctttttctatggTAAGTTTTTGGTAAATTTAAATGAAGTTTAATTTCAATTTGTGTTTGATATATGTTAAAGGAAACTTTGTTTCAATTGTTTATCAGTGATTCTATTTTTCTGGTTCATATGTGTTGtttcttcttattattggtAACAACCTTAATTTGATTGATTCTATATGTgcatattaaatttgatttctTACTAGCTAGCTAGCTTGCTATAGTGATATGACATTATTATTATGCACAGCTTCGTATTTAGGGCTTAAAGAGTTTTTACCACCATATTTGGATCCAAATCTCACAAATCAAGAACTCATCACAGGAGTCAACTTTGCCTCTGATGGTTCTGGTTATGACACACTTACACCAACTCTCAGTGTATCTATAACACTACTCTCTTTCTTTATCTACATCTTATTTATCACATGCCTGAAATGgttataatttcttttttttttcctcaaaTATATGTTTCATGCCTAGCTTTAATTTGTCAATTtggttaaaaatatttttgtacaaAATTACTTACCTAAATCCTTTTTATGTATAGATATAGATGGATAGAAGTATTAAGTATACATAGATTGGTT
The genomic region above belongs to Arachis stenosperma cultivar V10309 chromosome 5, arast.V10309.gnm1.PFL2, whole genome shotgun sequence and contains:
- the LOC130980619 gene encoding uncharacterized protein LOC130980619, translating into MLKIDQNTPIHFRGKFARLCVEIDLRHKLVLVIKVLGRDFKVKYEGLHLICFGCGRYGHRVELCSEGGARKENVQPLSTDGGGHSENVPKNLVVKSTNLVSELSNSVNQVTNNVGRNIGVSDLNEDMENGNTLNSFGPWMIVKRPQRKNMKKKVSGLDLNKGVNVALGSRYQVLDQIENQESTQMDLVGRQNEAHLESRVKKPQHNKAAMFAKPATVGKENKKRSQKPHTNQSKGIVVNTSVSTWKGKEIEGSSSAEIDNRRKENY